One genomic segment of Mytilus trossulus isolate FHL-02 chromosome 4, PNRI_Mtr1.1.1.hap1, whole genome shotgun sequence includes these proteins:
- the LOC134714055 gene encoding uncharacterized protein LOC134714055: MTPIVLISFVLFGLVASEAGEKGYSPTHNLKTYGNPFGPGNIASFGYQGYSGFGYPTYGRSGYGYGGYSNNAYGYGSPLNIGGIAGYNGYSIQSGYPGYRYLHGRGLNGFSGNENYGFNGKNIGLFNGNGFGRGIEGYNNLNGYGAYGINGAYGGANNYGTYGIGGLNGFGSYEGLNGFGSYGGLNNFGSYGIGGIGSLNGFGSSGFGGLNGYKSHGIGGLNGSGSYGVGGLNGNGIGGLNGNGIGVNGGLINGRRGLSGLSSFGKFGGKKGTY, translated from the coding sequence ATGACACCAATAGTATTGATTTCTTTTGTGCTTTTCGGACTCGTTGCATCGGAGGCCGGTGAAAAAGGATACAGTCCCACACATAACCTGAAAACATATGGAAATCCATTCGGACCAGGTAATATTGCTAGTTTTGGATACCAAGGATATAGTGGATTTGGATATCCAACTTATGGTAGATCAGGATACGGATACGGGGGATATTCCAACAACGCCTATGGTTACGGTTCACCATTAAACATTGGTGGTATTGCTGGATACAATGGATATAGTATTCAAAGTGGATATCCTGGATACAGATATCTACATGGCAGAGGATTGAACGGATTCAGTGGTAATGAAAATTACGGTTTTAACGGTAAAAATATCGGACTTTTTAATGGTAATGGATTCGGTCGAGGAATTGAAGGATATAACAATTTGAATGGTTATGGAGCATATGGTATTAATGGGGCATACGGTGGTGCAAACAATTACGGAACATATGGTATTGgtggtttgaatggttttggATCATATGAGGGTTTGAATGGTTTCGGATCATATGGTGGTTTGAATAACTTTGGATCATATGGTATTGGTGGTATTGGTAGTTTAAATGGTTTTGGATCATCCGGTTTTGGAGGTTTGAATGGTTATAAATCTCATGGTATTGGTGGTTTAAATGGTTCTGGATCATACGGTGTAGGTGGTTTGAATGGTAATGGTATTGGTGGTTTGAATGGTAATGGTATTGGTGTGAATGGTGGACTAATAAATGGAAGACGAGGTCTAAGTGGATTGAGCAGTTTTGGTAAATTTGGAG